In Pseudomonas deceptionensis, a single window of DNA contains:
- a CDS encoding histidine-type phosphatase: MKTSPPLYAGLLLASMISPTVFAQTPGSDGYVLDKVVQVSRHGVRPPTESNEKLLTSVTQRQWPTWLVPLGNLTGHGYTGAVEMGRYRGQVLRTAGLIPQGCPDAEKLLVHASPLQRTKATAQALLDGMFPGCGLQPTYVAGKQDALFQANEMPFAALDPVKAKAQILKALGGSVEAAQARYAPYEERLREVACLPAADCPYGKQEWKLEQNAKGRFSIKGLSAGANMGEVFRLEYSQGLPLDKVAFGHARTASQVSSLMLLTKAKYDFLNDIPYIASRGASELMNQISLELKQGTSLASTTAENTPPDVPLMLLVAHDTNISYLRTMLGFGWKLGDYLENNIPPVGTLQFERYKEVKTGDYFLRIAFEAQSMDQIRNLTPLDDTQKPLKGDFESAKNCRKTSVGLLCPLKEAMVKVDQNIDPTALTPYTFQ, translated from the coding sequence ATGAAGACGTCGCCCCCTCTGTACGCCGGTCTGCTGCTGGCCAGCATGATCAGCCCCACCGTCTTTGCCCAGACACCCGGCAGCGATGGCTACGTGCTGGATAAAGTTGTGCAAGTCAGCCGTCACGGGGTGCGCCCGCCCACCGAGTCCAACGAAAAACTGCTGACCTCCGTGACCCAGCGTCAATGGCCGACCTGGCTGGTGCCCTTGGGCAATCTGACCGGCCACGGCTACACCGGCGCCGTCGAAATGGGCCGCTACCGTGGCCAGGTGTTACGCACCGCCGGGCTGATCCCCCAGGGCTGCCCGGACGCTGAAAAGCTGCTGGTCCATGCCAGCCCCCTGCAACGCACCAAAGCCACTGCCCAGGCCTTGCTCGACGGCATGTTCCCGGGCTGTGGCTTGCAGCCGACCTATGTCGCCGGCAAGCAGGACGCCCTGTTCCAGGCCAATGAAATGCCCTTTGCCGCCCTGGACCCGGTAAAAGCCAAGGCCCAGATTCTCAAGGCCCTGGGCGGCAGCGTCGAAGCTGCACAGGCGCGCTACGCACCCTATGAAGAAAGACTGCGGGAGGTCGCCTGCCTGCCCGCCGCCGATTGCCCGTATGGCAAACAGGAGTGGAAACTGGAGCAAAACGCCAAGGGCCGCTTCTCCATCAAGGGCCTGAGCGCAGGCGCCAATATGGGTGAGGTGTTCCGTCTGGAATACAGCCAGGGGTTGCCACTCGATAAAGTCGCGTTCGGCCACGCCCGCACCGCCAGCCAGGTATCGAGCCTGATGCTGCTGACCAAGGCCAAATACGATTTCCTCAACGACATCCCCTATATCGCCAGCCGTGGCGCCTCCGAATTGATGAACCAGATCTCGCTGGAACTCAAGCAAGGCACTTCACTGGCCAGCACCACGGCCGAAAACACACCGCCCGATGTGCCGTTAATGCTGCTGGTGGCCCACGACACCAACATTTCTTACCTGCGCACCATGCTCGGTTTCGGCTGGAAACTGGGGGACTATCTGGAAAACAACATCCCGCCAGTCGGGACGTTGCAGTTTGAGCGCTACAAGGAAGTCAAAACCGGCGATTACTTTTTGCGCATCGCCTTTGAAGCGCAGTCGATGGACCAGATCCGCAACCTGACCCCACTGGACGACACACAAAAACCGCTCAAGGGTGATTTCGAAAGCGCCAAGAACTGCCGTAAAACCAGCGTAGGTCTGCTCTGCCCGCTCAAGGAAGCGATGGTCAAAGTCGATCAGAATATCGACCCGACGGCGCTGACGCCTTACACCTTCCAGTAA
- a CDS encoding FadR/GntR family transcriptional regulator gives MPFQVIDNQRLYRQIADQLRALIDSGEFPPGSRLPAERELAKLLGVSRASVREAMIALEVIGLVDVRVGNGVLVCEPPVQAVSDEPVMAQVTRNQWKELDPELGIEVDFSAEIPPFALLQARRLIEPEAAALAAVNASDEELAGIREAFERNVQDNRDDSHTHPGDRLFHIRIAQASDNPAYALMIQHLLGHRYGSMFQRLQSHYGSGDMPHRSEDEHRRVLHALEQHDPDAARQAMAEHLDEVIRIFSRSAQ, from the coding sequence ATGCCATTTCAAGTTATTGATAACCAAAGGCTTTATCGGCAGATCGCCGATCAGCTACGCGCGTTGATCGACAGCGGTGAATTCCCGCCGGGCAGCCGTTTACCCGCCGAACGCGAACTGGCCAAGTTGCTGGGCGTGAGTCGTGCCTCGGTGCGCGAGGCGATGATTGCGCTGGAGGTCATAGGTTTGGTGGATGTGCGCGTCGGTAACGGGGTGTTGGTCTGTGAGCCGCCGGTGCAAGCGGTGTCGGATGAGCCGGTGATGGCTCAGGTCACGCGCAATCAGTGGAAAGAGCTGGACCCGGAGCTGGGGATCGAGGTGGATTTCAGCGCTGAAATCCCGCCGTTCGCGTTACTCCAGGCCCGGCGCCTCATCGAGCCCGAGGCCGCAGCGTTGGCGGCAGTGAATGCCAGCGACGAAGAACTGGCGGGCATCCGCGAAGCGTTCGAGCGTAACGTGCAGGACAACCGCGACGACTCACACACTCATCCCGGTGACCGTCTGTTCCATATCCGCATCGCCCAGGCCTCGGACAATCCGGCCTACGCGCTGATGATTCAGCATCTGTTGGGCCATCGTTACGGCAGCATGTTCCAGCGCCTGCAAAGCCATTACGGCTCGGGCGACATGCCCCATCGCTCGGAAGACGAACACCGGCGTGTGCTGCACGCGCTGGAGCAACACGACCCCGACGCTGCGCGTCAGGCGATGGCCGAGCATCTGGATGAAGTGATCCGTATTTTCAGCCGCAGCGCCCAGTAA
- a CDS encoding SDR family oxidoreductase, protein MDLSGKRVLITAAAQGIGLASVQAYLAAGAEVFAADINAAALETLEGAQKILLDVTDAAAIERLANELGPLDVLFNCAGVVHSGNILECSEQDFSFALDLNVTAMYRMIRAFLPAMLSNGGGSIINMASVASSVKGVPNRFAYCASKGAVIGLTRSVAADFVSQNIRCNAICPGTVDSPSLRQRISEQALREGRSTDEVYAAFAARQPMGRIGTAEEIAQLALYLGSSASGFTTGTAQIIDGGWSN, encoded by the coding sequence ATGGATCTTTCCGGCAAACGCGTGCTGATCACTGCAGCCGCACAGGGCATTGGCTTGGCCAGTGTCCAGGCCTACCTCGCCGCTGGCGCAGAAGTATTCGCCGCCGACATCAATGCCGCCGCCCTCGAGACCCTCGAAGGTGCGCAAAAAATTCTTCTAGACGTCACCGACGCCGCTGCCATTGAGCGCCTGGCCAATGAACTTGGCCCGCTCGATGTGTTGTTTAACTGCGCCGGCGTGGTGCACAGCGGCAACATCCTGGAGTGCAGCGAACAGGATTTCAGCTTCGCCCTGGACCTCAACGTAACGGCCATGTACCGCATGATCCGCGCTTTCTTGCCCGCCATGCTGAGCAACGGCGGCGGTTCGATCATCAACATGGCGTCGGTGGCCTCCAGCGTCAAAGGCGTGCCCAACCGCTTTGCCTACTGCGCCAGCAAAGGCGCGGTGATTGGCCTGACCCGTTCCGTGGCGGCTGATTTCGTCAGCCAGAACATCCGCTGCAACGCCATCTGCCCCGGCACCGTCGACTCCCCTTCCCTGCGCCAGCGCATCAGCGAACAAGCCCTGCGCGAAGGCCGCAGTACGGACGAGGTGTACGCCGCCTTTGCCGCGCGCCAGCCCATGGGCCGCATCGGTACCGCCGAAGAGATCGCCCAGCTGGCGCTGTACCTGGGGTCGAGTGCCAGCGGCTTTACCACTGGCACCGCGCAAATCATTGATGGCGGCTGGAGCAACTAG
- a CDS encoding fumarylacetoacetate hydrolase family protein, whose translation MKLLRYGDKGQERPALLDNNGQLRDLSAVVADIAGETLSPQGIARLQAIDPSTLPKVEGSPRIGACVGQVGKFICIGLNYADHAAETGAAIPAEPVVFSKWTSAIVGPDDTIEIPRNSRKTDWEVELGVVIGKGGRYISESDALEHVAGYCVINDVSEREFQLELGGTWDKGKGCDTFGPLGPWLVTRDEIADPHQLDLWLEVDGHRYQNGNTRTMIFQIPKIISYLSQFMSLQSGDVISTGTPPGVGLGIKPEPVYLRAGQHIRLGISGLGEQNQRTVNAD comes from the coding sequence ATGAAACTGCTGCGCTACGGCGACAAAGGCCAGGAACGTCCCGCCCTGCTCGATAACAACGGTCAACTGCGCGACTTGTCCGCAGTGGTGGCTGATATCGCAGGCGAAACCTTGAGCCCGCAAGGCATTGCCCGCCTGCAAGCTATCGACCCCAGCACCCTGCCGAAGGTTGAAGGCTCGCCACGCATCGGCGCCTGTGTCGGCCAGGTGGGCAAATTTATCTGCATCGGCCTGAACTACGCCGACCACGCCGCCGAAACCGGCGCCGCGATCCCGGCAGAGCCGGTGGTGTTCAGCAAGTGGACCAGCGCCATTGTCGGCCCCGACGACACTATCGAGATCCCGCGCAACTCGCGCAAAACCGACTGGGAAGTTGAACTGGGCGTGGTCATCGGCAAGGGCGGGCGCTACATCAGCGAAAGCGATGCCCTGGAGCACGTGGCCGGTTATTGCGTGATCAACGACGTGTCCGAGCGCGAGTTCCAGCTGGAACTGGGCGGTACCTGGGACAAGGGCAAAGGCTGCGACACCTTCGGCCCCCTTGGCCCGTGGCTGGTAACCCGGGATGAAATCGCCGACCCGCACCAGCTCGACCTGTGGCTGGAAGTGGACGGCCACCGCTACCAGAACGGCAACACGCGAACGATGATTTTCCAGATCCCGAAAATCATCAGCTACCTCAGCCAGTTCATGAGCCTGCAATCGGGGGATGTGATCTCCACCGGCACCCCGCCCGGCGTCGGTCTGGGCATCAAGCCCGAACCCGTGTACCTGCGTGCCGGCCAGCATATCCGCCTGGGTATCAGCGGGCTGGGCGAACAAAACCAACGCACTGTGAATGCCGACTGA